In Cicer arietinum cultivar CDC Frontier isolate Library 1 chromosome 7, Cicar.CDCFrontier_v2.0, whole genome shotgun sequence, a single window of DNA contains:
- the LOC101509887 gene encoding annexin-like protein RJ4 yields the protein MSTLVAPKNHFPKDDADVLWKAVKGWGTDESSIIDIMGHRNAAQRQQIRLAYNDIYQEDLIKRLESELSGDFEKAMYRWILEPAERYAVLANVAIRNANKDYHVIVEIACVLHPDELLSVRHAYHNRYKHSLEEDVAAYTNGHLRQLLVGLVTSFRYDGIEINPSLAKFEANILHEAIKDNKGNLEEVIRILSTRSKTQLLATFNSYRDLHSISITKKLLNEVSDDFLKAVHVAIRCLNDHKKYYEKVLRNALKRVGTDEDGLTRVVVTRAEKDLKDIKELYYKRNSVHIEDAVAKEISGNYKRFLLTLLGKEH from the exons GTTGGGGAACTGATGAGAGTAGTATCATAGACATAATGGGTCATAGAAATGCTGCTCAAAGGCAGCAAATTAGATTAGCTTACAATGACATTTACCAAGAGGATCTCATCAAACGCCTCGAATCTGAACTCTCTGGTGACTTTGAG aaagcAATGTACAGGTGGATATTGGAACCTGCAGAACGTTATGCTGTGTTGGCAAATGTAGCCATTAGGAATGCTAACAAAGACTATCATGTGATTGTGGAAATTGCATGTGTCCTTCATCCTGATGAGCTTTTATCTGTGAGACATGCTTACCATAATCGATACAAACATTCATTGGAAGAAGATGTTGCTGCATATACCAATGGCCATCTTCGccag CTTTTGGTTGGATTAGTGACCTCATTTAGATATGATGGTATTGAAATCAATCCAAGTTTGGCAAAATTTGAAGCTAATATTCTTCATGAGGCTATCAAAGACAATAAAGGTAACCTTGAAGAGGTTATTAGGATTCTTAGTACAAGAAGCAAGACTCAACTTCTTGCAACTTTCAATAGCTACAGAGATCTTCATAGCATTTCCATCACCAAG AAACTCTTGAATGAAGTATCTGATGACTTTCTTAAGGCTGTGCATGTTGCCATTCGTTGTCTTAATGACCACAAGAAGTACTATGAAAAG GTTCTGCGTAATGCGCTAAAAAGGGTTGGAACCGATGAGGATGGGTTAACTCGAGTGGTGGTCACAAGAGCTGAGAAGGATTTGAAGGACATTAAAGAACTCTATTACAAGAGAAATAGTGTTCATATTGAAGATGCAGTAGCCAAAGAAATCTCAGGAAATTACAAGAGATTCCTCCTTACTCTTTTGGGAAAAGAACATTAA
- the LOC101506580 gene encoding annexin D4, giving the protein MAFNQELEAITHAFSGHGVDEKSLTTILGKWNPLERELYRKNTPHFFVEDHERKFQRWNDHCVRLLKHEFVRFKNAVVLWSMHPWERDARLAKEALKKGPSSYGILIEIACTRSSEELLGARKAYHSLFDHSIEEDVASHIHGIDRKLLVALVSAYRYEGSKVKDDTAKSEAKTLSNAIKNVHKKPIVEDDEVIRILATRSKAHLQQVHKHYKEISGKNLEEDLNDLRFKETVECLCTPQVYFSKVLDASLKIDVDKNIKKSLTRVIVTRADIDMKEIKGEYNNLYGVSLQQKIEETAKGNYKDFLLTLIARGG; this is encoded by the exons ATGGCATTCAATCAAGAGTTAGAAGCTATAACCCATGCTTTCTCAG GACATGGGGTGGATGAGAAATCATTGACAACAATATTGGGAAAATGGAATCCTTTGGAGAGAGAATTGTATAGGAAGAATACACCACATTTCTTCGTTGAGGATCATGAACGCAAATTTCAGAGGTGGAATGATCATTGTGTTCGTCTTCTCAAACATGAGTTTGTGCGTTTTAAg AATGCAGTGGTGCTTTGGTCCATGCACCCTTGGGAAAGAGATGCCCGTTTAGCTAAAGAGGCCCTAAAGAAAGGGCCAAGTTCATATGGAATACTAATTGAGATTGCATGCACTAGATCTTCAGAGGAGCTTTTGGGAGCTAGGAAGGCATACCATTCCCTCTTTGATCACTCCATTGAAGAAGATGTTGCTTCTCACATCCATGGAATTGACAGAAAG CTATTGGTTGCACTTGTGAGTGCCTATAGATACGAAGGATCAAAGGTTAAAGATGACACTGCAAAATCAGAGGCCAAAACACTTTCCAATGCCATTAAGAATGTTCATAAGAAACCAATTGTTGAGGATGATGAAGTAATAAGGATACTGGCAACAAGAAGCAAGGCACATCTTCAACAAGTTCACAAACACTATAAAGAGATATCTGGCAAGAACCTTGAAGAG GATCTTAATGACTTAAGATTTAAAGAAACTGTGGAATGCCTTTGTACCCCACAAGTATATTTTAGTAAG gTTTTGGATGCATCTTTGAAAATTGATGTGgataagaatattaaaaaatcactTACTCGTGTGATTGTTACTAGAGCTGACATTGATATGAAGGAGATAAAAGGTgagtataataatttatatggaGTTTCATTGCAACAGAAAATTGAAGAGACTGCTAAAGGGAACTACAAGGATTTCTTGTTAACCTTGATTGCTAGAGGAGGTTAA